In one Vulgatibacter incomptus genomic region, the following are encoded:
- a CDS encoding Ig-like domain-containing protein gives MKMREPRGPGRAALPAVFALCMVLGACGTERKPVVDPTDDCPDPSSCVALVKISPATSRVRAGETIRLSAEALSTAGDPITGRPVVWSSKTTPIATVDDEGNVRGVVPGLSRITATVDGIQGIAQVTVLQMAEVRVEIEGSRTIDLEVGQSIQLTARAVDEDGRVLDDIAIEWESNHPEAVEVNETGRIVAIAVGSATVRAVFGEASASISVRVIPLGAESIRIGGAPESLAIGEEVRLVATVTDAQGRTIPDADVSWAVTPDERATISDDGVLVGRRSGRVQVRASRGTVSDSVDVDVIGRGVSIAIDGDSPVELEIGQSIQLRAAVLDMNGDEVPGRAFVWESNDNGVAEVVSGGFVRAVGGGKARIIALSGDLRSSVEIRVRVPKFVELSVGNRIACGVASDGRAFCWGAVPDRQESIIRPMALLPEHSVSGLSVSAINSARFMGTICGMSSGSPFCLGSNWNGQVGNGTWTDALEPYLFDLELVSFAVGPEHSCGIHADGRGFCWGSNWSGQLGVGSIPPNYLLDPVEVSGGIRFSQIRASDASGGAAATCGVSISGVGYCWGQGALGHGTTESSAVPVEVAGGLRFRKIEIAPGAAPRWPPVGHACGLVLNGDVYCWGWNDQGQLGNGSFEPSPVPVLIAGDDSFLDVKVSFVPDFLIKVAATCGLRADGVVLCWGDNRYSQLGFPGCTASPNDPECVEYHSTPTPIQTEERFVQIGMGGAYSCGLTAEGVALCWGRFFEGSAETLTVPSPIPGHEGWLER, from the coding sequence ATGAAGATGCGCGAACCTCGAGGCCCCGGTCGGGCGGCCCTTCCTGCGGTTTTTGCTCTTTGCATGGTGCTCGGGGCCTGCGGGACGGAGAGGAAGCCCGTAGTCGATCCTACAGACGATTGCCCCGATCCGAGCTCGTGTGTCGCGTTGGTGAAGATATCGCCGGCGACGTCGAGGGTTCGTGCCGGGGAAACCATCCGCCTCTCGGCCGAGGCTCTTTCGACCGCGGGAGACCCGATCACGGGCCGGCCGGTGGTCTGGTCCTCGAAGACCACCCCGATCGCGACCGTCGACGATGAAGGAAACGTCCGCGGTGTTGTGCCGGGATTATCGAGAATCACCGCGACGGTCGACGGAATCCAGGGCATTGCTCAGGTGACTGTCCTTCAGATGGCCGAGGTTCGAGTGGAGATCGAGGGTTCGCGCACGATCGATCTCGAGGTCGGGCAATCGATCCAGCTCACGGCTCGGGCCGTTGACGAGGACGGCCGTGTACTCGACGACATCGCGATCGAATGGGAGTCGAATCATCCCGAAGCGGTTGAGGTGAACGAGACCGGCCGGATCGTAGCAATTGCCGTCGGGTCGGCCACGGTTCGAGCCGTGTTCGGAGAAGCGAGTGCATCGATTTCCGTTCGCGTGATTCCGCTTGGAGCCGAGTCGATACGCATCGGCGGAGCGCCCGAGTCGCTGGCGATTGGAGAGGAGGTCCGGCTCGTGGCGACGGTCACGGATGCGCAGGGCAGGACGATCCCCGACGCAGACGTCTCGTGGGCTGTTACACCCGACGAGCGGGCCACGATCTCGGACGATGGTGTGCTGGTCGGCCGTCGCTCCGGACGCGTGCAGGTTCGTGCCTCCAGGGGAACCGTGAGCGACTCGGTCGACGTCGACGTCATTGGACGAGGCGTTTCGATCGCAATCGACGGCGATTCACCCGTCGAGCTCGAAATCGGCCAGTCGATTCAGCTTCGCGCCGCCGTGCTGGACATGAACGGAGACGAAGTCCCAGGTCGCGCATTCGTCTGGGAGTCCAACGACAATGGGGTGGCGGAGGTCGTTTCGGGCGGATTCGTGCGTGCCGTTGGCGGAGGGAAGGCGAGGATCATCGCTCTTTCGGGAGACCTCCGCTCCTCCGTCGAGATCCGGGTGAGGGTACCGAAGTTCGTTGAGTTGAGCGTCGGCAACAGGATTGCTTGCGGCGTGGCCTCGGACGGACGCGCATTTTGCTGGGGCGCGGTTCCCGACAGGCAGGAAAGCATTATACGACCCATGGCGTTGCTCCCAGAGCACTCGGTATCCGGGCTGTCGGTGTCTGCAATTAACTCCGCGCGTTTCATGGGAACGATCTGTGGCATGTCATCCGGCTCTCCCTTCTGCTTGGGAAGCAACTGGAATGGCCAAGTGGGGAATGGCACGTGGACGGACGCTCTGGAGCCGTACCTATTTGATCTCGAGTTGGTTTCCTTCGCCGTGGGACCTGAGCATTCATGCGGGATCCACGCCGACGGAAGGGGGTTTTGCTGGGGTTCCAACTGGTCTGGACAGCTCGGTGTGGGTTCTATTCCCCCGAACTACCTACTCGACCCCGTAGAAGTCTCCGGCGGGATCCGCTTCTCGCAGATTCGCGCCTCCGACGCATCGGGGGGGGCGGCTGCCACATGTGGAGTCTCGATCTCCGGCGTGGGGTATTGCTGGGGGCAGGGCGCTCTCGGTCATGGCACCACGGAGAGCTCCGCAGTTCCTGTCGAAGTCGCGGGCGGCCTGCGATTCCGGAAGATCGAGATCGCGCCTGGGGCAGCGCCTAGATGGCCGCCTGTGGGGCATGCTTGCGGGCTCGTGCTCAATGGGGACGTGTACTGCTGGGGATGGAACGACCAAGGTCAGCTCGGGAACGGAAGTTTCGAGCCGTCGCCTGTCCCGGTTCTCATCGCTGGGGACGATTCTTTTCTCGATGTCAAGGTTTCCTTCGTCCCAGACTTTTTGATCAAGGTTGCAGCCACCTGCGGGCTTCGAGCCGACGGCGTTGTTCTGTGCTGGGGCGACAATCGGTACTCGCAGCTCGGGTTCCCTGGCTGTACGGCCTCCCCGAATGACCCAGAGTGTGTCGAGTATCACTCGACTCCGACGCCGATCCAAACTGAGGAGCGGTTCGTGCAGATCGGTATGGGCGGGGCCTACAGCTGTGGCCTGACGGCCGAAGGAGTCGCGCTCTGCTGGGGAAGGTTCTTCGAAGGCAGTGCCGAGACCTTGACCGTTCCTTCGCCGATCCCCGGACACGAGGGGTGGCTCGAACGCTGA
- a CDS encoding SGNH/GDSL hydrolase family protein encodes MRRVAYGFVGLALLVGCSGGNPGANHLPPKVSPLDRPPPPPSPVFQPGYHAALRWSVEVPQRMTFRTRIPLGRAGERLRLTFRAGDGPAKVHAVTVASADRTTGGWVALSPVPATFGGLQGFSASPRERVTSDALPFAVAFRQEVWVSFEAEGFLATGENELFPGSVVLPGQHAGDTAIAGDPQERAVGLATIDVEGEPTRGFVAIGDSITEAFVYPAQHPYLQSWPALVEEGLRLPVANAAVSGTGIEEARDALGQEVFPLAGITDCLVMIGTNNLWDHDVQAMSAAYLELYRALEPFCTVWAGTLPPKDAPWVSPQVQARRLATNEWLRHDAPVAHLIDFEAVLRSADDPNEWLPGFTRDGVHPVVPGQQAMAEEALHVIRRALYP; translated from the coding sequence ATGCGGCGGGTCGCGTACGGTTTCGTCGGACTGGCGCTACTGGTTGGGTGCAGCGGAGGGAACCCGGGCGCCAATCATCTGCCTCCCAAGGTGAGCCCCCTCGATCGGCCGCCCCCTCCGCCATCGCCGGTCTTCCAGCCCGGATACCACGCCGCCCTGCGCTGGTCGGTCGAGGTCCCACAGCGGATGACGTTCCGCACGCGGATTCCCCTGGGGCGGGCCGGCGAGCGGCTCCGCCTCACCTTCCGCGCTGGCGACGGACCGGCGAAGGTCCACGCGGTGACCGTCGCATCGGCGGATCGCACGACGGGCGGATGGGTCGCCCTCTCTCCCGTACCCGCTACATTCGGCGGGCTACAGGGCTTCTCCGCCAGCCCCCGCGAGCGGGTGACGAGCGACGCGCTGCCGTTCGCGGTCGCGTTCCGGCAGGAAGTATGGGTCTCCTTCGAGGCCGAGGGCTTTCTGGCCACCGGCGAGAACGAGCTCTTCCCGGGCAGCGTCGTGCTGCCGGGCCAGCATGCAGGCGACACCGCGATCGCGGGCGATCCGCAGGAGCGCGCAGTCGGCCTCGCGACAATCGACGTAGAGGGGGAGCCGACCCGCGGCTTCGTCGCCATCGGCGACAGCATTACAGAGGCGTTTGTCTACCCGGCCCAGCACCCCTACCTGCAGAGCTGGCCGGCGCTGGTGGAAGAGGGCCTCCGCCTGCCCGTCGCCAACGCTGCCGTGTCCGGGACCGGGATCGAGGAGGCCCGGGACGCGCTCGGACAGGAGGTGTTCCCACTCGCCGGGATCACCGACTGCCTCGTGATGATCGGCACCAACAACTTGTGGGATCACGACGTGCAGGCGATGTCCGCCGCCTACCTGGAGCTATACCGGGCCCTCGAGCCGTTCTGCACCGTCTGGGCTGGGACGCTGCCACCGAAGGACGCGCCCTGGGTGTCCCCGCAGGTGCAGGCGCGCCGGCTCGCCACGAACGAGTGGCTCCGGCATGACGCGCCGGTGGCGCACCTGATCGACTTCGAGGCGGTCCTCCGCAGCGCCGACGATCCGAACGAGTGGCTCCCAGGCTTCACCAGGGACGGGGTCCACCCCGTCGTCCCGGGTCAGCAGGCGATGGCCGAAGAGGCGCTCCACGTGATCCGCCGGGCCCTCTACCCCTGA
- a CDS encoding Ig-like domain-containing protein, with the protein MKVTPATSRLHVGSTIRFTAVGFSTAGDPIPRRPVVWSSHSTAIAIVDEQGTVRGVAPGVSRISATVDGIQGAAMVTVLPTLDVRVEIDGPRTIELVVGQSIQLTARAVYEEGRVLPDATIEWESDLPEAVQVNGNGRIVAMAVGSATVRAVFGEASASVSVRVLPPGFESIRISGAPESLAIGDQVQLQATVKDVQGRTIPDADISWTVTPAERASISNEGVLIGRRSGIVQVRASVGAVNGTVDVAVFGMGVSIAIEPESPIELDLGESIQLLAAVLDENGDEVPGRSFVWESNSKATAEVNADGFVRALGGGKATIIVLSEDRSLRSSVEIRVRVPKFVELSVGNSIACGVASDGRAFCWGSVPGRQGPMAIPMASLPGYSVSGLSVSAIDTVGFMGTICGMSSGSPFCLGGNQYGQAGNGTTTEVREPYRFELELVSFAVGPRHSCGLHVDGRAFCWGENWSGQLGVSGGPEGFPPYSVLDPVEVSGGIRFSQIHASDELGSSVGISVASCGVSISGVGYCWGTGALGNGSTEYSVVPVEVAGGLQFRKIEIAPGEEHPRFPANSLLGHACGLTVDGKVYCWGRNLQGQLGSGSFEQSPVPVPIADDDSFLDVKVSSLESSRVASSCGLRADGVVLCWGDNRYSQLGFPGCTASSNDPECVEYHPTPTPVQTDERFVQIGMGGAYSCGLTAEGVAFCWGALAGGGESWQVPTPILGHERWLER; encoded by the coding sequence GTGAAGGTAACGCCGGCGACGTCGAGGCTCCACGTCGGCTCGACCATTCGTTTCACGGCCGTGGGTTTTTCGACGGCGGGAGATCCGATCCCACGCCGGCCCGTGGTTTGGTCCTCGCACTCCACTGCGATCGCGATCGTCGACGAGCAGGGGACTGTCCGCGGCGTGGCACCCGGAGTATCGAGAATCTCCGCGACGGTCGACGGAATCCAGGGCGCCGCCATGGTGACCGTCCTTCCGACGCTCGACGTTCGAGTGGAGATCGACGGGCCGCGCACGATCGAGCTCGTGGTCGGGCAATCGATCCAGCTCACGGCTAGGGCCGTCTACGAGGAAGGTCGTGTCCTCCCCGACGCCACGATCGAATGGGAGTCGGATCTGCCCGAAGCGGTCCAGGTGAATGGGAACGGCCGAATCGTGGCAATGGCCGTCGGATCGGCTACGGTTCGGGCCGTCTTTGGAGAAGCGAGTGCATCGGTCTCCGTTCGCGTGCTTCCGCCCGGATTCGAGTCGATACGAATCTCAGGAGCACCCGAGTCGTTGGCGATCGGGGACCAGGTCCAGCTCCAGGCGACGGTCAAGGATGTGCAGGGCAGGACGATCCCGGACGCTGACATCTCGTGGACCGTCACACCCGCCGAGCGGGCCTCGATCTCAAACGAGGGTGTGCTGATCGGTCGTCGCTCCGGGATCGTGCAGGTTCGGGCCTCCGTGGGAGCCGTGAACGGCACGGTCGATGTCGCGGTCTTCGGAATGGGCGTCTCGATTGCGATCGAACCCGAGTCACCTATCGAGCTCGATCTCGGCGAGTCGATTCAGCTACTCGCGGCTGTGCTGGATGAGAACGGGGACGAGGTCCCGGGTCGCTCATTCGTCTGGGAGTCGAACTCCAAGGCGACGGCGGAGGTCAATGCGGACGGGTTCGTGCGTGCCCTTGGCGGAGGGAAGGCGACGATCATCGTCCTGTCGGAAGACCGCAGCCTCCGCTCCTCCGTCGAGATCCGCGTGAGGGTGCCGAAGTTCGTCGAGCTGAGCGTCGGCAACAGCATCGCTTGCGGCGTGGCGTCGGACGGACGCGCATTTTGCTGGGGCTCGGTTCCCGGCCGGCAGGGGCCCATGGCAATACCCATGGCTTCGCTTCCGGGGTACTCGGTGTCCGGGTTGTCGGTGTCGGCAATCGACACCGTTGGTTTCATGGGAACCATCTGTGGCATGTCGTCCGGTTCGCCCTTCTGCTTGGGGGGCAACCAATACGGACAAGCCGGGAATGGCACGACGACTGAAGTTCGTGAGCCGTACCGATTCGAACTCGAGTTGGTCTCCTTCGCCGTGGGACCTAGGCATTCCTGTGGACTCCACGTCGATGGAAGGGCGTTCTGCTGGGGTGAAAACTGGTCTGGACAGCTCGGTGTGAGTGGGGGGCCCGAGGGCTTCCCCCCGTACTCCGTACTCGATCCCGTAGAGGTCTCAGGTGGGATCCGCTTCTCGCAGATTCACGCCTCCGATGAGTTGGGGAGTTCGGTGGGGATTTCGGTTGCCTCTTGTGGCGTCTCGATCTCCGGCGTGGGGTACTGCTGGGGGACCGGTGCTCTCGGGAACGGCAGCACGGAGTACAGCGTGGTTCCTGTCGAAGTCGCGGGCGGCCTGCAATTCCGGAAGATCGAGATCGCGCCAGGGGAAGAACATCCACGTTTCCCAGCGAATTCTCTTTTGGGGCATGCTTGCGGGCTCACGGTCGATGGGAAGGTCTATTGCTGGGGACGAAATCTCCAAGGTCAGCTCGGGAGCGGAAGTTTCGAGCAATCGCCTGTGCCGGTTCCCATCGCGGATGACGATTCCTTCCTCGACGTCAAGGTTTCCTCCCTTGAAAGCAGTAGGGTCGCTTCGAGCTGCGGGCTTCGAGCCGACGGCGTGGTTCTTTGCTGGGGCGACAACCGGTATTCGCAGCTCGGATTTCCGGGCTGTACGGCCTCTTCGAATGACCCGGAGTGTGTCGAATATCATCCGACTCCGACACCGGTCCAGACCGACGAGCGATTTGTACAGATCGGGATGGGCGGGGCCTACAGCTGCGGTCTGACGGCCGAAGGAGTCGCGTTCTGCTGGGGAGCGTTGGCAGGCGGGGGGGAGAGTTGGCAGGTTCCCACGCCGATCCTCGGACACGAGAGGTGGCTCGAACGTTGA
- a CDS encoding DNA internalization-related competence protein ComEC/Rec2 yields MGRIFRFPIPWMAAAFAAGLLSARPFGTISLVAIFPVIALALAAARTGRRLAASFLVFAAFAMAGSIRGASEGLPDSNAVDSPAPSSVPGDAGPSASGAGRPGSSRSGREPVPGRLAGPCSNALESLGLPVPTRDAPARLELEAWIAGAPAIGFETTRAEVEVARARPARERPLDPPPPWIDASGLRLLLSMNEGLRPLPGDAVRTVATLDELEPGLPGMEDARRRLDRAGIACPARVAGGQLGVMSPGGGIQTAVEVARRRISARVEEVMGPGPTAALLAALSVGDRSLVSPEQAERFAASGLSHLLSVSGLHLGLTVLGLYRILVWLFGRVGTRFDPRQIAALVALPAAPAYALLTGAQPPVVRAAVGAGLFLTAQIVDRSSEGWTALGAAALAILAWDPAALHEASFQLSFAACAGLLALSRGIRELIPVSQPRPDAPRWRRWLEVPLTSLATTAAATLATLPLTAFHFQRASVAALPANMIAVPVGLGATALCAVATAIGLVSRTAMAPVLWLAAPFAAVVDGAAAWFATWPGSRIPMEAPGIGGALAMCGASLALASLRRAPRRGLAALAVCLGILLLPWVSADPTEGKLVVDFLAVGQGDSTLLRLPDGSHILVDTGGELRGERDVAQRVLLPQLAERGVRSLDALALSHLHPDHVGSAPALLAAMPVGELWASGRPLDGRLGTPIADALVARGIPRRVLLQSSPPIERAGVRFEILGPPDRDGVGYEPLFHENDVSLVLRIVHGDVAILLPGDIEAEGEEALVASRADLRAQLIKAPHHGSSTSSSAALLERVRPHHVVFCVGRRNQFGFPRRDVVERYEARGCSLHRTDRGPVRFISDGNELKLAQ; encoded by the coding sequence GTGGGCAGAATCTTCCGGTTCCCGATCCCCTGGATGGCGGCGGCTTTCGCTGCCGGCCTTCTCAGCGCGCGGCCGTTTGGAACCATCAGCCTGGTCGCAATCTTCCCCGTGATCGCCCTGGCGCTGGCCGCCGCCAGGACGGGACGTCGTCTCGCGGCGAGCTTCCTCGTCTTCGCAGCCTTCGCGATGGCGGGCTCGATCCGGGGCGCGAGCGAGGGGCTGCCCGATTCGAACGCCGTCGACTCGCCGGCACCTTCCTCCGTCCCAGGGGACGCGGGTCCGAGCGCTTCTGGTGCCGGGCGACCCGGATCTTCGCGGTCCGGCCGCGAGCCCGTACCGGGCCGCCTGGCCGGCCCCTGCTCCAACGCGCTGGAGTCGCTCGGCCTGCCCGTTCCCACCCGCGACGCTCCCGCCCGCCTCGAGTTGGAGGCATGGATCGCCGGCGCACCCGCCATCGGCTTCGAGACCACCCGCGCAGAGGTCGAGGTCGCGAGGGCGAGGCCGGCGCGGGAGCGCCCCCTCGATCCGCCTCCTCCCTGGATCGATGCCTCGGGCCTCCGGCTGCTACTCTCGATGAACGAGGGCCTGCGCCCCCTGCCCGGCGATGCAGTCCGGACCGTCGCGACCCTGGACGAGCTCGAGCCCGGCCTTCCCGGCATGGAGGACGCGCGCCGCCGCCTCGACCGCGCTGGCATCGCTTGTCCGGCCCGGGTCGCCGGCGGGCAGCTCGGCGTCATGTCCCCAGGCGGCGGCATCCAGACGGCGGTGGAGGTGGCGCGCCGGCGGATCTCGGCGCGGGTCGAGGAGGTCATGGGCCCCGGTCCGACCGCGGCGCTCCTCGCCGCCCTCTCGGTCGGCGATCGTTCGCTCGTCTCGCCGGAGCAGGCGGAGCGCTTCGCGGCCAGCGGCCTCTCCCATCTGCTCTCGGTCTCCGGCCTCCACCTCGGCCTGACCGTCCTCGGCCTCTACCGGATCCTCGTCTGGCTCTTCGGTCGCGTCGGCACGCGCTTCGACCCGCGGCAGATCGCCGCCCTCGTCGCTCTGCCGGCGGCCCCCGCCTACGCGCTGCTCACCGGCGCCCAGCCGCCCGTGGTGCGGGCCGCTGTGGGCGCCGGACTCTTCCTCACGGCACAGATCGTCGATCGGAGCTCGGAGGGCTGGACCGCCCTCGGCGCCGCCGCTCTCGCGATCCTCGCCTGGGATCCGGCAGCGCTCCACGAGGCCTCGTTCCAGCTCTCCTTCGCCGCCTGCGCCGGCCTCCTCGCGCTCTCGAGGGGGATCCGCGAGCTGATCCCTGTCTCGCAGCCGCGGCCCGATGCGCCCCGGTGGCGACGTTGGCTCGAGGTGCCGCTGACATCGCTTGCCACCACCGCCGCTGCGACCCTCGCCACCCTGCCCCTCACCGCCTTCCACTTCCAGCGCGCCTCGGTCGCCGCCCTCCCGGCCAACATGATCGCTGTCCCGGTCGGCCTCGGCGCCACCGCGCTCTGCGCCGTCGCCACCGCGATCGGCCTCGTGAGCCGCACGGCCATGGCTCCTGTGCTCTGGCTGGCCGCGCCCTTCGCCGCCGTGGTCGACGGCGCCGCGGCGTGGTTCGCGACCTGGCCCGGCTCCCGGATCCCGATGGAAGCCCCTGGGATCGGCGGCGCGCTCGCCATGTGCGGCGCCAGCCTCGCCCTTGCGTCTCTTCGGCGCGCGCCGCGCCGCGGCCTGGCGGCGCTCGCCGTCTGCCTCGGGATCCTCCTGCTACCGTGGGTGAGCGCGGATCCCACCGAGGGAAAGCTCGTCGTCGACTTCCTCGCGGTAGGCCAGGGTGACTCCACCCTGCTCCGCCTCCCAGACGGCAGCCACATCCTGGTCGATACGGGCGGCGAGCTCCGTGGCGAGCGCGACGTGGCCCAGCGGGTGCTGCTTCCCCAGCTCGCCGAGCGCGGCGTCCGCTCCCTCGACGCCCTCGCCCTCAGCCACCTCCACCCCGACCACGTGGGCTCCGCACCGGCGCTGTTGGCCGCCATGCCCGTGGGTGAGCTCTGGGCATCGGGCCGGCCTCTCGATGGCCGCCTCGGCACGCCAATCGCCGACGCGCTCGTGGCGCGCGGGATCCCCAGGCGCGTCCTCCTCCAGAGCTCGCCGCCGATCGAGCGCGCTGGCGTCCGCTTCGAGATCCTGGGACCACCCGATCGAGATGGCGTCGGCTACGAGCCGCTCTTCCACGAGAACGACGTCTCGCTGGTACTCCGCATTGTGCACGGCGACGTCGCGATCCTCCTGCCGGGCGACATCGAGGCCGAGGGCGAAGAAGCGCTGGTCGCCTCGCGCGCGGACCTTCGCGCCCAGCTCATCAAGGCGCCCCACCACGGCTCCAGCACCAGCTCGTCGGCGGCCCTCCTCGAGCGGGTGCGCCCGCACCACGTGGTCTTCTGCGTGGGCAGGCGCAACCAGTTCGGTTTTCCGAGAAGAGACGTGGTCGAGCGCTACGAGGCGCGGGGCTGCAGCCTCCACCGCACCGATCGCGGTCCCGTGCGCTTCATCAGCGACGGGAACGAGCTAAAGCTCGCGCAGTGA
- a CDS encoding CarD family transcriptional regulator, with translation MQTTFKVGDKAVYPGQGVGEVLGIEHKEVAGQRQSFYVLRILENGMKIMIPINKVGSVGLREIIDDVAVKKVYTILREKAPSVDATTWNRRYREYMEKIKTGSVFEIAEVLRDLYLLKGDKDLSFGERKMLDTARSLLIKELSLAKNCDEEQIESDFRSIFDR, from the coding sequence ATGCAGACGACCTTCAAGGTCGGTGACAAGGCCGTCTACCCGGGACAGGGCGTAGGCGAGGTCTTGGGAATCGAACACAAGGAGGTGGCCGGTCAGCGCCAGTCCTTCTACGTTCTCCGGATCCTCGAGAACGGCATGAAGATCATGATCCCTATCAACAAGGTGGGGTCGGTGGGGCTTCGGGAGATCATCGACGACGTTGCCGTGAAGAAGGTCTACACCATTCTTCGCGAGAAGGCCCCGTCGGTGGATGCCACCACCTGGAATCGTCGGTACCGCGAGTACATGGAGAAGATCAAGACCGGCTCGGTCTTCGAGATCGCCGAGGTGCTGCGTGACCTCTACCTGCTCAAGGGCGACAAGGATCTCTCCTTCGGCGAGCGCAAGATGCTCGATACCGCTCGTTCGCTGCTGATCAAGGAGCTCTCGCTCGCAAAGAACTGCGACGAGGAGCAGATCGAGAGCGACTTCCGCTCGATCTTCGATCGCTGA
- the ispD gene encoding 2-C-methyl-D-erythritol 4-phosphate cytidylyltransferase — translation MSRADAVAILPAAGKGTRLGEAKQFLELGGVPLLVRAVERAAACSEIAAIVIAAPPGEEERVRDLLAAHGADAKLHAVVAGGAERADSVKAALRAAPAGLPMVAIHDAARPFATPELFTRVLEAARRTGAAVAALPCTDTVKRLEGSGVTTVDRRSLWLAQTPQCFRIEQLLRAYERAGNDVSVATDEAALIEALGEPVELVPGEKENFKVTDADDLRRARGMVEAPAAVGFGFDVHAFEEGRRCVLGGVEFPGETGLAGHSDADAALHAIMDAILGAAGLGDIGQHFPDTDARFRGADSGVLLQEVAARAKAAGFRVQNVDLTIAAARPRIGPRREEMRAKIASILGIPEARVNVKATTTEGLGFVGRSEGIAAQAVALLAR, via the coding sequence GTGTCCAGAGCCGACGCGGTCGCCATCCTCCCCGCCGCAGGAAAGGGGACCCGCCTCGGAGAGGCGAAGCAGTTCCTCGAGCTCGGCGGCGTTCCGCTCCTCGTCCGCGCGGTAGAGCGTGCGGCGGCGTGCAGCGAGATCGCCGCGATCGTCATCGCAGCGCCGCCCGGCGAGGAGGAGAGGGTCCGCGACCTGCTCGCTGCCCACGGCGCGGACGCCAAACTGCACGCCGTGGTGGCTGGGGGCGCCGAGAGGGCCGACTCCGTGAAGGCCGCCCTGCGCGCTGCGCCAGCCGGTCTCCCGATGGTCGCGATCCACGACGCGGCGAGGCCCTTCGCGACGCCGGAGCTCTTCACGCGGGTGCTCGAGGCCGCGAGGCGGACGGGCGCTGCCGTGGCGGCCCTGCCTTGCACCGACACGGTGAAGCGGCTCGAGGGATCCGGCGTGACGACCGTCGATCGCCGCTCGCTCTGGCTCGCCCAGACCCCGCAGTGCTTCCGGATCGAGCAGCTCCTCCGCGCCTACGAGCGCGCAGGCAACGACGTCTCGGTGGCTACCGACGAGGCCGCGCTCATCGAAGCCCTCGGAGAGCCGGTTGAGCTCGTCCCGGGCGAAAAGGAGAACTTCAAGGTGACCGACGCGGACGATCTGCGCAGGGCGCGCGGCATGGTGGAGGCACCGGCCGCGGTGGGTTTCGGCTTCGACGTCCACGCGTTCGAAGAGGGGAGGCGGTGCGTCCTCGGCGGCGTCGAGTTCCCGGGTGAGACCGGCCTCGCGGGCCACTCCGACGCCGACGCGGCGCTCCACGCGATCATGGACGCCATCCTGGGCGCTGCGGGCCTGGGCGACATCGGCCAGCACTTCCCCGACACGGACGCGCGCTTCCGCGGCGCAGACTCCGGCGTGCTCCTCCAGGAGGTGGCGGCGCGCGCCAAGGCTGCTGGCTTCCGCGTGCAGAACGTGGATCTCACCATCGCCGCTGCGCGGCCCCGGATCGGCCCGAGGCGCGAGGAGATGCGGGCGAAGATCGCCTCGATCCTCGGCATCCCCGAGGCCCGCGTGAACGTGAAGGCGACCACGACCGAAGGGCTGGGTTTCGTGGGCAGGAGCGAAGGGATCGCCGCCCAGGCCGTGGCACTCCTGGCTCGCTAG